The Metabacillus schmidteae nucleotide sequence TGACTGTACCTATTGAAATCACCTTTTTATCCTTATAAGAGCGGTCTGGATGATTCAATATCTCCACCCCTTAAACAATTCTTACTTAGAGTATATCCTGTTATGGCAAAGATGGCTTCTGTTATGTAAGAAATTCTAACATAAAAATATATTCCGTGTAAGTAGTTGTGAGGTTTTTTTACAGCTGAAATGTAACAGAAGCAAAGAGTGGGTACAATTAAGAAAATCTTCGAGAATTAATGATCTCATTAAAGGAAGGATTTTAGATGAGAACCTTCTTCAGGTCTATAAGACTTTGTATTTATTTGAATGTAAATATTCTCTGAAAGTTTTTGTAAAAAGGATTCCGGGAATAAGGAAGTAACTTCTTCAAAGTGATTTGTAAGTGTGTTGTAAATAGTTAATGAAGCTAAAAAACCTTTTTCGAATATAGCCATATATAATTGCTGGTTTTTTGGTTCAGCTAAATTGAGATAAAAAACTTTTGTGTAAGAAAGATCTTGTTTTATAGCAATTACCTTTATCTTCATTCGTTTCAACTCCATAGGTTATTGAAACTATTGTCGACAAATTTTTGAAAATTTAACCAAATTTATACAATCTTAATATCTCAATAAAAAATCTTAACATTGTCTTAATCGCCACATAACAATTTTGAGGTAAATTTAATAGTGTAAAAAAATAAATGGAGATGAGTGCTATGAGCAAAATGTTACAAACTGCACTTGAAGAGCAAAGAAATTACTACTCACAAAAGCTACTGGCAATTGGTGTTTACAATAGCCAGGTAATGAATAAAATGACACTAACAGA carries:
- the fbpA gene encoding Fur-regulated basic protein FbpA, yielding MSKMLQTALEEQRNYYSQKLLAIGVYNSQVMNKMTLTELKNEYNYFYHNIPKVKKKSSSTG